The following proteins come from a genomic window of Companilactobacillus pabuli:
- a CDS encoding Nif3-like dinuclear metal center hexameric protein, with the protein MVKVQDVIEKIEEIAPLSIKMEGDPTGFQLGDRNQEIHRVMTTLDVRPNVVQEAIDKKIDLIVAHHPVMFRAAHNLDLASPQNKMYRDLLANNISVYASHTNLDKAHNGMNDWLMEELGLENVRFLDEDDDYSIGRMGELTAPMSLVDFAKKVRDDFNVSNLRYVKSDLGQPVQKVAVIGGDAGKFYPEVLKAGADTFITGDVYYHTAHDMMANGLNVIDPGHHIEAIFIKKMANILNDWKRSNKIDLDIVQSDVDTEPYNFL; encoded by the coding sequence ATGGTTAAAGTTCAAGATGTTATCGAAAAAATTGAAGAAATTGCTCCATTATCAATCAAGATGGAGGGCGATCCCACTGGTTTTCAACTAGGTGATAGAAATCAAGAGATTCATCGAGTTATGACAACTTTGGATGTTCGTCCTAATGTGGTTCAAGAAGCAATCGATAAAAAGATTGATTTGATTGTGGCCCACCATCCGGTAATGTTTCGTGCTGCTCATAATTTAGATTTGGCTTCACCACAAAATAAAATGTATCGTGATCTATTAGCTAATAATATTTCAGTTTATGCCAGTCATACTAATTTGGACAAAGCACACAACGGTATGAACGATTGGTTAATGGAAGAATTAGGTTTAGAAAATGTTCGTTTCCTAGATGAAGATGATGATTATTCAATCGGTCGTATGGGAGAATTAACTGCACCAATGTCTCTAGTTGATTTTGCTAAAAAAGTTCGAGACGATTTCAATGTTTCAAATTTACGTTATGTGAAGTCAGATCTAGGACAACCAGTTCAAAAAGTTGCTGTTATCGGTGGCGATGCTGGAAAATTCTATCCAGAGGTCTTAAAAGCTGGTGCTGATACCTTTATTACTGGGGATGTTTATTACCACACAGCTCATGATATGATGGCTAATGGTTTGAATGTGATTGATCCGGGACATCATATTGAAGCAATCTTTATAAAAAAAATGGCTAATATTTTAAATGATTGGAAAAGGTCTAATAAAATCGATTTGGATATAGTACAATCAGATGTAGATACAGAACCATATAATTTTTTATAG
- a CDS encoding tRNA (adenine(22)-N(1))-methyltransferase, translating into MTLLSKRLQAVYQMVDKNTRVADIGSDHAYLPVELLETSVASFAIAGEVAKGPMSRSKADVEKFGLSEKIDVRLGDGLAVIKENDKIDTVVIAGMGGILIKDILTRATEEQLSNVKTLILQPNIGEPLVRHWLVDNNFKIVDEDIVAEEHHVYEIIKAQKVNKPVSLTEAQYLMGPVLMQKKTPTFIAKWEHKLNSFKKAVANMHNAKVIDQDKIAAMNQDIKYIEEIL; encoded by the coding sequence GTGACTTTACTTTCAAAGAGATTACAAGCCGTTTACCAAATGGTTGATAAAAATACTAGAGTAGCCGATATTGGCTCTGATCACGCATATTTACCCGTTGAATTACTTGAAACTAGTGTCGCTAGTTTTGCGATTGCTGGTGAGGTGGCTAAAGGTCCGATGTCACGTTCAAAAGCTGATGTGGAAAAATTTGGCTTGAGTGAAAAGATCGATGTTCGCTTGGGTGATGGTTTAGCTGTCATCAAAGAAAATGACAAAATTGATACCGTAGTAATTGCGGGTATGGGTGGAATTCTAATCAAAGATATTCTGACTCGCGCTACAGAAGAACAATTATCCAATGTAAAAACTTTAATTTTACAGCCAAATATTGGTGAACCGCTCGTACGTCACTGGTTGGTTGATAATAATTTTAAAATCGTTGATGAAGATATCGTTGCTGAAGAACATCATGTTTACGAAATTATTAAAGCCCAGAAAGTGAATAAGCCAGTTAGTTTAACTGAAGCACAATATTTGATGGGGCCAGTATTAATGCAAAAGAAGACCCCAACTTTTATTGCTAAATGGGAACATAAATTGAACAGTTTTAAAAAAGCAGTAGCCAATATGCACAATGCCAAAGTCATTGATCAAGATAAGATTGCGGCAATGAACCAAGATATTAAATATATTGAGGAGATACTATAA